From one Halosimplex rubrum genomic stretch:
- the glyA gene encoding serine hydroxymethyltransferase, which produces MNYDTVRSVDPAVADALEAEVDRQGDTLAMIASENHVSEAVLEAQSSVLTNKYAEGYPGSRYYGGCEHADTVEQLAIDRAKELWGAEYVNVQPHSGSQANMAVYTAVLEPGDKILSLDLTHGGHLSHGHPKNFAGQVYEVENYEVDEETGRLDFEEIRAHAEEFEPDMIVSGFSAYPREVQWDEFQAVADDVDAYHLADIAHITGLVAAGVHDSPVGVADFVTGSTHKTIRAGRGGIVMADEEYGDAVDSAIIPGTQGGPLMHNIAGKAVGFKEALQPHFEEYAEQTIANAQALADHLQEHGFSLVSGGTDNHLVLVDLRDSHPDVTGKEAEEALEDVGIVLNANTVPGETRSPFVASGIRAGTPALTTRGFDEDATETVGHCIAEVIDNPDDEDVKAEVAEIVAGLCEEYPLYGEDSDGLVFE; this is translated from the coding sequence ATGAACTACGACACGGTCCGATCGGTTGACCCGGCGGTCGCGGACGCACTGGAGGCGGAGGTCGACCGCCAGGGCGACACACTGGCGATGATCGCGAGCGAGAACCACGTCAGCGAGGCGGTGCTCGAAGCCCAGAGCTCGGTGCTGACGAACAAGTACGCCGAGGGCTACCCCGGTTCGCGCTACTACGGCGGCTGCGAGCACGCCGACACCGTCGAACAGCTCGCCATCGACCGCGCGAAGGAGCTGTGGGGCGCCGAGTACGTCAACGTCCAGCCCCACTCCGGTTCGCAGGCCAACATGGCCGTCTACACCGCCGTGCTCGAACCGGGCGACAAGATCCTCTCGCTGGACCTGACCCACGGCGGCCACCTCAGCCACGGCCACCCCAAGAACTTCGCCGGGCAGGTGTACGAGGTCGAGAACTACGAGGTCGACGAAGAGACCGGCCGCCTCGACTTCGAGGAGATCCGCGCCCACGCCGAGGAGTTCGAGCCGGACATGATCGTCTCGGGCTTCTCCGCGTACCCGCGCGAGGTCCAGTGGGACGAGTTCCAGGCCGTCGCCGACGACGTGGACGCCTACCACCTGGCCGACATCGCGCACATCACCGGGCTGGTCGCCGCCGGCGTCCACGACTCGCCGGTCGGCGTCGCCGACTTCGTCACCGGCTCGACGCACAAGACCATCCGCGCCGGCCGCGGCGGCATCGTCATGGCCGACGAGGAGTACGGCGACGCCGTCGACTCGGCGATCATCCCCGGCACGCAGGGCGGCCCGCTCATGCACAACATCGCCGGCAAGGCCGTCGGCTTCAAGGAGGCGCTCCAGCCCCACTTCGAGGAGTACGCCGAGCAGACCATCGCCAACGCGCAGGCGCTGGCCGACCACCTGCAGGAACACGGCTTCTCGCTGGTCTCGGGCGGCACCGACAACCACCTCGTGCTCGTCGACCTCCGCGACTCCCACCCCGACGTGACCGGTAAGGAGGCCGAGGAAGCGCTCGAAGACGTGGGCATCGTCCTCAACGCGAACACGGTCCCGGGCGAGACCCGCTCGCCGTTCGTGGCCTCGGGCATCCGCGCGGGCACGCCCGCGCTGACGACTCGCGGCTTCGACGAGGACGCCACCGAGACGGTCGGCCACTGCATCGCCGAGGTCATCGACAACCCCGACGACGAGGACGTCAAGGCGGAGGTCGCCGAGATCGTCGCCGGTCTCTGCGAGGAGTACCCGCTGTACGGCGAGGACAGCGACGGGCTCGTCTTCGAGTAG